GAAATGGGGGTAAAGCTGGCTTTTGAGGCTGCTTTGGCTCAATTGGTTTTTGAACCGTGGGTTTAGCAACTGGTTTTTGCTTAGTTTTTTTTCCAGGTTTATTTAGACCGGGGCCAAATCCATATCCATAGCCCATTTATAAAACCTCCTTTTTGTAGTCAATATATGGAGCTATTTCAAATTGGTGACATTTTAGCAGTTAATCTTTTGGGTATAGAATGTATAAATTTTACGATATGCATAAGGGCCTACGCCGTCGCCTATAGGCTCTCGTGCCCTATAGGGTATGGCATAAGCCAAATTTTCTTTAAAATATTATAGTAAATTAAAGTGTCCTTGGTAGTCATAAAGGGACAAATATTAAATATCTTTTATCAATAGAGAGTAATACTAGAGTCACTAGAGATGATATAAAATTTCTGTCATAAAGTACCTGGAAGTACATATATATATAATGTTAATGTATGTCAATGGAAAGAAATTCAGGAAGAAGGGACTACCTTTCTCCTGGTATAAAAGAAATTATAAACTTTACGACATGCATAAGGCAAATTAGGCCTCCGCCTACTGTAAAAAACTTGGCGGAAGCCAAGTTTTTCTAACCAATATCAGTTTTCCGGTCTCTACGGTCCATTATCGCGGAGGAGGGATGCAGTATTTCTATATAAACTTCCCTAATATTTTTTTGAATTTTAGAAGGAGGGGATAAACGGAATGGAAAAGATGGATATCTTCCGCGATATAGCGGAGAGGACCGGGGGAGATATCTACCTCGGTGTAGTTGGCGGGGTGCGGACCGGTAAATCCACTTTTATTAAAAGATTTATGGAGTTAGCCGTCATTCCAAATATTAAAAATGTGTATGATAAAGAACGGGCTAAGGATGAACTTCCTCAGAGCGGTGCAGGACGAACAATCATGACCACTGAGCCCAAGTTTGTTCCTAATGAGGCTATTGAAATTACTGTTAACCCTAGCCTTAAGGTAAATATGCGGTTAGTGGATTGTGTAGGATACCGTGTACTGGGTGCACTGGGATATGAAGAGGAAGAAGGCCCCCGAATGGTTACAACACCATGGTATGAAGAGCCAATTCCTTTTCAGGAAGCTGCTGAGATTGGTACCAGAAAAGTTATATCCGAACATTCCACCATTGGTGTAGTTGTAACTACCGATGGGACCATTACAGATATTACTAGAGAGAATTATATTGATGCTGAAGAAAGAGTCATAGAAGAGCTAAAAGATATTAATAAGCCCTTTATCCTGCTTCTTAACTCTATCAAACCCCAAGCCAGTGAAACAATTCAACTGGCAAATGAATTAGAAGAAAAATATGACGTTCCGGTTCTGCCAATTGATTGTGCCGAATTAAAACAACAGGATATTCTTAAAATTTTAGAACAAGTTCTCTTTGAATTCCCAGTTAACGAAGTTAATATTAGTCTGCCTCTCTGGATCGAGGAACTGGATGGTAAGCACTGGCTCAGAGAAAGCTTTGAAGATGCTGTCAAGGATACTGTACGGCATGTACGACGTTTACGGGATATTGAAACAGCCGTAAGTAACCTTGATGAGTATGAATTTGTGCATCAGGTCAACTTAAAACACATGAATATGGGTACAGGCTCAGCATCCATAGAAATGGTGGCCAAGTCAGACCTTTTCTACCGAATATTGACCGAAGAAACTGGTTTTGAAATTGGAGGGGATCATCATCTTTATAGACTGATGAAAGACCTGGCTGTGGCCAAACGGGAGTTTGATAAGGTATCCACTGCATTACAAGAAGTACGTGATACAGGCTACGGAGTTGTTACACCGAGACTGGATGAAATGAATCTGGAAGAACCAGAATTAATTCGTCAAGGCAATCGTTTTGGGGTAAAATTAAAGGCAAGTGCCCCTTCCCTACATGTTATTCGGGCAGATATAACCACAGAGATTACACCCATAATTGGAACCGAAAAACAATGCGAAGAATTGGTACAATATATGTTGGCTGGTTTTGACGAGAACCCTCAAAAAATCTGGGAGTCAGAAATCTTTGGTAAAACACTACATGATTTGGTACGTGAAGGAATACAAAATAAACTGCACAGAATGCCGGAAAATGCCCAAGTTAAATTGCAAGAGACGTTGCAAAGAATTGTTAACGAAGGCAGTGGCGGTCTAATTTGTATTATTATATAATTTTAGATAGATAACCCCACAGGTTCATATTGTCTGTGGGGTTATCTCTATTTATAAAATATAATAATATTAATAAATATCTCAAAGATATTTGGTAATAGTAATATTACATTTACTTGACTAAGCTCTTAGAGTGTGTCAAAGATCTTTTGCCCTTTAGGCTTGGCGCCAGGCCAAATTTTTCTAATAAAATACAGATACTAATAAAATATTAGTGTTGAAGTGTTATTTTTAGGATGGTATAATGTCTACTGTGAACAGATAATTATCCACTCAAAACGGACGAATGCGAGGTATAAGGTTGTGGCAAAAAGAGAACCCAAATACTTCTTAGTACAAGAAGATATTTTACCAGAAGCTATTTTAAAAACAGTGATGGCAAAGGACTTATTGCTAAAGGGTGCTGCAAATACCGTTAATGAGGCAGTTGAAAAAGTGGATCTAAGCAGAAGTGCTTTTTATAAATATAAGGATAAAGTGTTTCCATTCCATCAATGGAGTCGCGGAAAAATTGTGACTCTGGCATTGCTAATGGAACATCAACCGGGTGTCCTTTCTACGGTATTAAATATTATAGCTTCTGTCAAGGGCAGTATTTTAACGATTAACCAAAACCTACCTTTACAGGATATGGCCAACGCAACCCTTTCTGTTGAAACAGCCGAAATGAATCAGGATTTGGAAGAGTTATTACGAATTATTGGTGAAGTAGAAGGGGTTCGAGAAGTACGTCTAGTGGGACAGAATTAAGATTTCGGAAGGGGATTGTAATGGAAAAAGTGATTAAAATAGGTCTGTTGGGTTTAGGTACGGTTGGCCGAGGTGTATACCGCATCCTAGAAGAGAACAGAGAGAATATTCAGCGGCGTGCAGGCGTCAAGTTAGAAGTAAAAAGGATTTTAGTCCGTAGTCTGGAAAAGGAACGTGGGATTTCGATTCCAAATGATTACTTAACTACTAATATTAATGATATAACTAACGACCCAGAAATTAAAATTGTTGTGGAAGTGTTGGGGGGTATTCATCCCACGTTGGATTATGTACTGGAAGCTTTGAACAAAGGTAAAAGCGTTGTTACAGCCAATAAAGATATGGTAGCACAGCATGGTCAGCGCCTTTTTAAAGCAGCTCAGAATAACCAATGTGACTTGCTGTTTGAAGCCAGTGTGGCAGGTGGTATTCCCATTATTCGTACTCTAAAACAGAGTCTAGCTGGGAACTGCATCGAAGAAGTTTTTGGTATCATTAATGGAACAACTAACTATATGTTGACCAAAATGTCCCAAGGGGGCTGCGAATTTGGAGATGTCCTTCAAGAAGCACAGGCTAAGGGCTATGCTGAGGCAGACCCGACTTCTGATGTTGAGGGTTTTGATGCAGCTAGAAAAATAGCTATTTTAGCTTCCATAGCCTTTAATTCAAGGGTGCAGTTAAATGAAGTATATACCGAAGGGATCACCCGTATAACAGCAGATGATATTGCTTATGCCGGCGAATTGGGATATAACATAAAATTATTGGGCATTGCCAAAGACAGGACTGAGGGGATTGAGGTTCGGGTTCACCCAACCTTTATTCCAAAGGATCACCCCTTAGCGACGGTGGGGGATGTATTTAATGCCGTATTTGTTCGTGGTAATGCTGTGGGAGATACGATGTTTTATGGCAAGGGTGCTGGGGAACTTCCCACCGCCAGTGCAGTGGTTGCTGATATTATGGATGCAGCAAGGGATATTGTAAGAAATGTTCCGGGATTTATTGGTTGTACTTGTTTTAGAGAGAAACCTGTATTAGGTATTGGGGAAACCATTAGTAAGTATTATATTCGACTTAAGGTAGCGGATAAGCCGGGGGTTCTGGCTTCTATAGCTTTAGTTTTTGGTAACAAAGAAGTCAGCCTTAAGTCTGTTATACAAAAGGAAGCCACGGGTAAGACGGCTGAACTGGTATTGGTGACCCATCGAGTGCAGGAACAAAATGTTCAAGATGCTTTAATGGATATTAAACAGTTATCTTCTGTTCTAGAAATTGCTAACGTAATTCGAGTTGAAGGGGAAAAGTAAAAACATGATAGCAGAAACCATTAAGGTTCAAGTTCCGGCCACCACTGCTAATATGGGCCCTGGTTTTGATTGTTTAGGAATGGCACTGGGGTTATACAATGAAATTCATATGAGCCTGTCTCCCGGTAAATTATTTATAGACGTCCAGGGAGAAGGGGCAGAAGATATAAAAAGGGATGAAACTAATATTGTCTGGCAGGCGGCCCAACGAGTTTTTCAAGAACTGGATTTAGAGAATCCGGGACTGACAATCAAACTAATTAATCAAATTCCAACCTCCAGGGGCCTGGGAAGCAGTGCAGCGGCCATTGTTGGAGGCTTAATTGCAGCCAACCAGCTTACCGGGGGAATTCTGGATCAGGATCGCCTGCTTGGGTTGGCAACTGAACTGGAAGGTCATCCAGATAATGTTGCACCAGCCCTCCTGGGGGGGATTGTTATCTCAGTAGTGGCAGAAGGAGAAGTACATTATATTAAGATAAATCCTCCAGAAGATTTAAATACGGTGGTTGCCATCCCTGATTTTTTGCTATCCACACGGAAGGCCCGGGAAGTATTACCAAAGACAGTCAGCTTAAGGGATGCTATTTTTAACCTGAGTCACACTGCCCTGTTGGTTGGAGCCCTATGCGAAAAACGTTTAGATTTGTTGTCCGTGGCCGGGAAAGATGTATTACACCAACCATACCGTGCCAGTTTAATTCCAGGTATGAAAGAAGTGATCCAAGCCGCCAATGAAGCGGGTGCCTTAAACGTGACATTAAGCGGGGCAGGTCCCACTGTTATTGCCCTGACCAGTGGATTTTCAGAAGAAATTGCTCGCTCCATGGAACAAACCTTTCAAAGGGCGAACGTCAAATGCCAGGTGAAAATGCTAAAACCGGCGGTTGAAGGAACTATAATTTTGTGATTTAATATTTTATATAGTTAAAGCATTACATCAGAGAGGCGGTAACAAAATGCTGGTTGTCAAAAAATTTGGCGGGAGTTCAGTGGCAGATCCCGAACGAATAAAGAGAGTGGCTAGAAGAGTTGTAGAAGAGCATCAAAAGGGAAATCAGGTGGTAGTAACTGTATCGGCCATGGGTGATACCACAGATGATTTAGTTAGTTTGGCAAAACAAGTAACGAATGATCCCTCCGAAAGGGAAATGGATATGTTACTCTCCACAGGAGAACAAATATCCATAGCTCTTTTATCAATGGCAATTCGCGATTTAGGGTCCGATGTAATATCTCTTACTGGTGGACAAGTTGGTATTTATACTGATGATGTGCACAGCAAAGCCAAAATTTTAAAAATAGAAACCAGTCGAGTAAAGGAAGAATTGGAACAAGGGCGTGTTGTTGTTGTGGCTGGTTTCCAAGGAATCAAATCGAATCATGATATAACCACATTGGGTCGTGGTGGTTCTGACACCACTGCAGTGGCTTTAGCTGCAGCCCTGAAGGCAGATATCTGTGAGATATTTACAGATGTTGATGGTGTTTATACAACAGACCCAAGGTTGGTACCGGAGGCCAGCAAATTAAAAAATATTTCCTTTGATGAAATGCTGGAACTTGCCAGCTTAGGAGCACAAGTATTGCACCCCCGTTCAGTGGAGTTAGCAAAACAATATGGCATTCCCATTCATGTTCGCACCAGTTTTGATCATCGAGAAGGAACTATTGTTGAGGAGGCACCAAATATGGAAAATGCACCAGTGGTTAGTGGAGTTGCCCATGATTATAACGTTGCCAAAATTGGCTTATTTGATGTACCCGATCAGCCTGGCGTAGCCAAGAAAATCTTTAAGGCTTTGTCAAAGCATAATCTTAATGTAGATATGATTATTCAAAGTGCTATGCGAAACAACATGAATGATATTGGTTTTACCACAACCCAGGATGATCTTAGGAAAGCCCTACAAACCATTGAGGCTATTCAGCAAGAAGTAGGCTTTAGAGGCTACAATCACGATGAAGATGTGGCAAAGGTATCCATTGTAGGAGCAGGGATGATTTCTCACCCGGGTGTAGCAGCAGATATGTTTGAAGCTCTGGCAGATGAAGGAATTAACCTTGAAATGATAACCACTTCAGAAATTAAAGTATCCTGTGTCATTAAAAGGTCTGAGACAGAAAAAGCAGTGAAGGCACTGCACAAGAAATTTAAACTGGACAACCTGGCAGAAGCTAGTATTTATAACAGATAACTAAAAAGAGAGTAAAAAATGATCTCCGCACCTGCGGGGATCATTTTTTACCGGGACATTCATTGGAACCCTTTGCCACAAAGATGGGGCCTTCACCGCAATCGCGCGGTGATTGAATTAATGACTTTTTATTATAAGTGACTTGAGCGGGTTCTTTTAGTTCTTTGGTAAGTTTATCTGTTATGTCAACTCACCTCCTGCTATTAGCATATGTTTAACAGGAGGATTTTAATCTTGGCAGATTATTTTTGAGCATATTGTTTCTCAATAATAACCCGCCCCAGTTCTTGGGAACGACGGGTGGCTTTAAGAATTGCTTTACGGAGGGTGTTTTGGAAGTCTCCCTTATTTAATTCATTAATGCCTGCCATGGTAGTTCCGTTTGGTGAAGTGACCTGACGTCTCAGTTCTTCGGGGTTTTCACCTGTCTCCATAAGCATTTTTGCTGCACCCAATAAAGTTTTTAAAACCAGGGGGCGGGCCAGTTCTCTGGGTATGCCGGCGGTCTCGCCGGCTTTTTCCATGGCTTCTACTAAATAATAAATGTAAGCGGGGCCACTGCCGGAAAGGCCTGTAACAGCATCCAATAGATGTTCTTCGACAACAACAACTTCACCCATCATGCAAAAAATCTCTTCGGCTAACTTAAGTTGATTCGGAGTGGTAAAGCGACCGGCACTAAGACCCGTAGCAGACTCCAGTATGGCACAGGAAGTATTAGGCATGGCCCGGATAACGGCAATTTGCGTATTTAGACTATCTTCAATGAGTGAAGTGGGTACACCTGCCAGGACAGAAATGATAATTTGGTTTTCTTGAGTGCTATCCCTAAGCTCATCCAAGGCGGCAAATACATCCTGGGGTTTCATTGCCAAGACAATAATATCAGCTTTGGCAGCGGCGGTTTGCTTATCTGTAACAGGAACAATACCATAGTAGTTACGTAGATAGTTTAAACGCTCAGTGTTACTGCGGTTTGCAACACGGATCTCACCGGGACGTACGATCCCAGCGGATAAAATTCCTTTTATCATAGATTCGCAAATATTACCGGCACCGACGAAAAAAAAGGTTTTTCCTTCTAACATTACTATAACCTCCTAACATTATGGACGGACCTGGCCGGTTCCTTTTACAACGTATTTATAGCTGGTTAGTTCCCGGAGACCCATAGGACCCCGGGCATGTAGTTTTTGAGTACTGATACCAATTTCTGCACCAAAGCCATACTCAAATCCATCGGTAAAACGGGTTGATGCATTGTGGTAAACTGCTGCTGCATCTACCTGACGTAAAAACTCTGCTGCGGTATTTTGGTTATTGGTTACAATGCTTTCAGAATGTCCGGAACTGTATTGTTGGATATGATCCAGGGCATCCTGGAAATCTTTCACAACTTTAATGGCTAATACAGGGGACAGAAATTCAGTGGCCCAGTCGCTATCTTCAGCTTTTTTAACTCCTGAAAGGATTTCAACAACCTTTGAGCAGCCTCGGATTTCCACACCACGTGTGTTTAGTTCCTGCACAGCTCCGGGGAGCCAATTTGCAGCAATTCCCTCATGAACCAGCAGGGATTCTGCGGCATTGCATACGCCATACCGCTGGCATTTGGCATTCAGTAGGATTTCAAGGGCCATGCCTGGATCTGCATCCACATCCACATACACATGACAGTTACCTACACCAGTTTCAATAACAGGCACAGTGGCATTTTCTACCACCCTTCGGATCAGGCCAGCACCACCTCTGGGAATAACTAAATCCAACAGACCGTTAAGTCTAAGCATTTCATCCACAGCTCCCCGGTCCTCGGAATCAACAAATTGTACGGTATCTTCCGGTATTGCAGTTTTGGCAAGACCTTTTTTAATGGCTGACACCAGAGCACGATTACTGTTTAAAGCACTGGAACTTCCTCTTAGTACCACAGCGCTGCCAGCCTTCAAACATAGGGCGCAGGTATCTACAGTTACGTTAGGACGGGCTTCGTAGACCATACCAATGACACCCATGGGTACACGAACCTTGGCAATCTCTAAACCATTGGGTCTTTGCCAGGTTTCCATAACTTGCCCCACGGGGTCTTCTAATTCAACGACCTGCTTGATTCCTTCCACCATACCATCAATGCGAGCAGAGGTTAGGGCTAGCCGATCCAATAGGGAGGGACTTAAACCCATTTTTTTACCATTGTCTAAATCCTTTCCATTGGCCTGTAGAATGGTCTCTTTATCCGCAAGTAACTGAGAAGCAATGGCTTCTAAAGCAGAATTTTTAGCTTCTGTATCCAAAACAGATAGTGTCCTGGCGGCGATTTTAGCTTTTTTAGCCAGATTCTTTACATTTGACATATAGAAAAACCCCTTTCACAGACTAACCAGTCCCGATTAATAACTTCCAATCCGTGACGTGTATTTTTGTTAACAAGGCGTAAATCCTCAGAAGAAAGGTTTGTTATACCCTTTGCCAGGACAACACCCTGTTCATCAGCAACTGATACAACGCTTCCTGCAGTGAAATCTCCCTTTATACCAATTATACCAAC
This genomic interval from Desulforamulus reducens MI-1 contains the following:
- a CDS encoding homoserine dehydrogenase, with the protein product MEKVIKIGLLGLGTVGRGVYRILEENRENIQRRAGVKLEVKRILVRSLEKERGISIPNDYLTTNINDITNDPEIKIVVEVLGGIHPTLDYVLEALNKGKSVVTANKDMVAQHGQRLFKAAQNNQCDLLFEASVAGGIPIIRTLKQSLAGNCIEEVFGIINGTTNYMLTKMSQGGCEFGDVLQEAQAKGYAEADPTSDVEGFDAARKIAILASIAFNSRVQLNEVYTEGITRITADDIAYAGELGYNIKLLGIAKDRTEGIEVRVHPTFIPKDHPLATVGDVFNAVFVRGNAVGDTMFYGKGAGELPTASAVVADIMDAARDIVRNVPGFIGCTCFREKPVLGIGETISKYYIRLKVADKPGVLASIALVFGNKEVSLKSVIQKEATGKTAELVLVTHRVQEQNVQDALMDIKQLSSVLEIANVIRVEGEK
- the spoIVA gene encoding stage IV sporulation protein A, whose product is MEKMDIFRDIAERTGGDIYLGVVGGVRTGKSTFIKRFMELAVIPNIKNVYDKERAKDELPQSGAGRTIMTTEPKFVPNEAIEITVNPSLKVNMRLVDCVGYRVLGALGYEEEEGPRMVTTPWYEEPIPFQEAAEIGTRKVISEHSTIGVVVTTDGTITDITRENYIDAEERVIEELKDINKPFILLLNSIKPQASETIQLANELEEKYDVPVLPIDCAELKQQDILKILEQVLFEFPVNEVNISLPLWIEELDGKHWLRESFEDAVKDTVRHVRRLRDIETAVSNLDEYEFVHQVNLKHMNMGTGSASIEMVAKSDLFYRILTEETGFEIGGDHHLYRLMKDLAVAKREFDKVSTALQEVRDTGYGVVTPRLDEMNLEEPELIRQGNRFGVKLKASAPSLHVIRADITTEITPIIGTEKQCEELVQYMLAGFDENPQKIWESEIFGKTLHDLVREGIQNKLHRMPENAQVKLQETLQRIVNEGSGGLICIII
- the proC gene encoding pyrroline-5-carboxylate reductase — protein: MLEGKTFFFVGAGNICESMIKGILSAGIVRPGEIRVANRSNTERLNYLRNYYGIVPVTDKQTAAAKADIIVLAMKPQDVFAALDELRDSTQENQIIISVLAGVPTSLIEDSLNTQIAVIRAMPNTSCAILESATGLSAGRFTTPNQLKLAEEIFCMMGEVVVVEEHLLDAVTGLSGSGPAYIYYLVEAMEKAGETAGIPRELARPLVLKTLLGAAKMLMETGENPEELRRQVTSPNGTTMAGINELNKGDFQNTLRKAILKATRRSQELGRVIIEKQYAQK
- the thrB gene encoding homoserine kinase is translated as MIAETIKVQVPATTANMGPGFDCLGMALGLYNEIHMSLSPGKLFIDVQGEGAEDIKRDETNIVWQAAQRVFQELDLENPGLTIKLINQIPTSRGLGSSAAAIVGGLIAANQLTGGILDQDRLLGLATELEGHPDNVAPALLGGIVISVVAEGEVHYIKINPPEDLNTVVAIPDFLLSTRKAREVLPKTVSLRDAIFNLSHTALLVGALCEKRLDLLSVAGKDVLHQPYRASLIPGMKEVIQAANEAGALNVTLSGAGPTVIALTSGFSEEIARSMEQTFQRANVKCQVKMLKPAVEGTIIL
- a CDS encoding ACT domain-containing protein, which translates into the protein MAKREPKYFLVQEDILPEAILKTVMAKDLLLKGAANTVNEAVEKVDLSRSAFYKYKDKVFPFHQWSRGKIVTLALLMEHQPGVLSTVLNIIASVKGSILTINQNLPLQDMANATLSVETAEMNQDLEELLRIIGEVEGVREVRLVGQN
- a CDS encoding aspartate kinase, producing the protein MLVVKKFGGSSVADPERIKRVARRVVEEHQKGNQVVVTVSAMGDTTDDLVSLAKQVTNDPSEREMDMLLSTGEQISIALLSMAIRDLGSDVISLTGGQVGIYTDDVHSKAKILKIETSRVKEELEQGRVVVVAGFQGIKSNHDITTLGRGGSDTTAVALAAALKADICEIFTDVDGVYTTDPRLVPEASKLKNISFDEMLELASLGAQVLHPRSVELAKQYGIPIHVRTSFDHREGTIVEEAPNMENAPVVSGVAHDYNVAKIGLFDVPDQPGVAKKIFKALSKHNLNVDMIIQSAMRNNMNDIGFTTTQDDLRKALQTIEAIQQEVGFRGYNHDEDVAKVSIVGAGMISHPGVAADMFEALADEGINLEMITTSEIKVSCVIKRSETEKAVKALHKKFKLDNLAEASIYNR
- a CDS encoding glutamate-5-semialdehyde dehydrogenase, encoding MSNVKNLAKKAKIAARTLSVLDTEAKNSALEAIASQLLADKETILQANGKDLDNGKKMGLSPSLLDRLALTSARIDGMVEGIKQVVELEDPVGQVMETWQRPNGLEIAKVRVPMGVIGMVYEARPNVTVDTCALCLKAGSAVVLRGSSSALNSNRALVSAIKKGLAKTAIPEDTVQFVDSEDRGAVDEMLRLNGLLDLVIPRGGAGLIRRVVENATVPVIETGVGNCHVYVDVDADPGMALEILLNAKCQRYGVCNAAESLLVHEGIAANWLPGAVQELNTRGVEIRGCSKVVEILSGVKKAEDSDWATEFLSPVLAIKVVKDFQDALDHIQQYSSGHSESIVTNNQNTAAEFLRQVDAAAVYHNASTRFTDGFEYGFGAEIGISTQKLHARGPMGLRELTSYKYVVKGTGQVRP